The Sinobacterium norvegicum genome includes a region encoding these proteins:
- the greB gene encoding transcription elongation factor GreB — protein MGRYRPPRRWGSNYISTHGEKVLKDELFQLWKVERPTVVQTVHEAALNGDRSENGDYIYGKKRLREIDGRVRYLTKRLEAVTVVRQPPSNQHKVYFGATVTIENIEGDELVFTIVGPDEFDLKQHRLSMDSPMAKAMLGKQIDDEFTVATPTGEQVFDIVAIDYEFLSH, from the coding sequence ATGGGCAGATATCGTCCCCCTCGGCGCTGGGGTTCAAATTACATCTCAACACACGGTGAAAAAGTACTCAAAGATGAGCTTTTCCAGCTGTGGAAGGTTGAGCGCCCGACGGTCGTGCAAACCGTCCATGAGGCCGCCCTCAATGGCGACCGATCTGAGAATGGCGATTACATTTACGGTAAGAAACGGTTGCGGGAGATCGACGGTAGAGTCCGCTATTTAACTAAGCGACTCGAAGCCGTGACGGTGGTTCGGCAACCGCCGAGCAATCAACACAAGGTCTACTTCGGCGCCACTGTCACCATTGAAAATATAGAGGGTGACGAGCTGGTGTTTACCATCGTCGGCCCCGATGAATTCGATTTGAAGCAACACAGGTTAAGTATGGATTCGCCGATGGCCAAGGCAATGCTAGGCAAACAGATTGATGACGAGTTTACCGTGGCAACACCAACAGGCGAACAGGTGTTTGATATAGTCGCTATCGATTATGAATTTTTAAGCCATTAG
- a CDS encoding DUF808 domain-containing protein — protein MAGVSLLALIDKITVALDDVALMTKVAAKKTAGVLGDDLALNAQQVSGVRADRELPVVYAVAKGSALNKLILVPVALLISAVAPWLITPLLMLGGAYLCFEGVEKIAHTVLHHDSDDDFEHRIEVLQTELTIDEVEKQKIKGAVRTDFILSAEIIVIALGTVQQQSLSDQIMVVSLIAAVMTVGVYGLVAGIVKLDDAGLYLLRQPGAGLSGSIKHFLGRGLLSFAPRLMASLSVIGTAAMFLVGGSILIHGVPMLHHIQQPLVDAVASWPIIGSVVAVIMPFVVEMAVGMAVGVVVLIVVSLVGRMWQRDQT, from the coding sequence ATGGCAGGTGTCAGCTTACTAGCCTTAATCGATAAAATTACCGTTGCCCTTGATGACGTTGCGCTGATGACCAAGGTGGCGGCGAAGAAAACCGCCGGCGTGCTTGGCGATGATCTGGCGCTTAATGCGCAGCAGGTCAGCGGTGTCAGGGCTGATAGAGAGCTGCCGGTGGTGTATGCCGTGGCCAAAGGGTCGGCACTGAATAAACTGATTCTTGTTCCTGTGGCGCTGTTAATCAGTGCGGTTGCGCCCTGGTTGATCACACCCTTGCTGATGCTTGGTGGTGCCTATCTCTGCTTCGAAGGTGTCGAGAAAATAGCCCATACTGTCTTACATCACGACAGTGATGATGACTTTGAGCACCGGATTGAGGTGCTGCAAACTGAGTTAACCATCGACGAGGTCGAAAAACAAAAAATCAAAGGCGCTGTGCGTACGGATTTTATTCTATCGGCAGAGATTATTGTGATCGCACTGGGGACGGTGCAGCAGCAGTCGCTGAGCGATCAAATTATGGTGGTTTCGCTGATTGCAGCGGTGATGACAGTCGGGGTTTACGGTTTGGTGGCCGGCATTGTGAAACTTGATGATGCCGGTTTATATTTATTACGCCAACCTGGCGCTGGATTATCAGGCTCGATAAAACACTTTCTTGGCCGAGGCCTGCTTAGTTTTGCCCCTAGGTTGATGGCCTCGCTGTCAGTGATTGGCACGGCGGCAATGTTTTTAGTCGGTGGCAGTATTCTTATTCATGGTGTGCCGATGCTGCACCATATTCAGCAGCCACTTGTTGATGCTGTGGCTAGCTGGCCTATTATTGGCTCAGTTGTGGCCGTTATCATGCCGTTTGTTGTTGAGATGGCTGTTGGCATGGCTGTCGGTGTTGTGGTGTTGATAGTTGTCTCGTTGGTTGGTCGAATGTGGCAACGTGACCAGACGTAA
- the lipB gene encoding lipoyl(octanoyl) transferase LipB yields MKQFTEQRRQDCLDELWLLQHPAVFTQGRAGKAEHLLSVGDIPVVQADRGGQVTYHGPGQLVVYLMIDIKRLGIGVRDLVDKIEQSLVHTLAAFGIVSAPRPDAPGVYVGDKKIASLGLRIRQGRSFHGLALNIDNDLSPFNRINPCGYAGMAMTSVEQQLAGQDSKDLYRRVEQRLAADLVASFGYQQTQLLASLPSTNTLREDK; encoded by the coding sequence ATGAAGCAGTTTACCGAGCAGCGTCGTCAAGACTGTTTGGATGAACTGTGGCTGTTACAGCACCCTGCCGTTTTTACTCAGGGCAGGGCTGGCAAGGCCGAGCACCTGTTATCCGTTGGCGACATCCCGGTGGTACAGGCCGACCGCGGTGGTCAGGTGACCTACCATGGCCCCGGCCAGCTGGTGGTTTATTTGATGATCGACATTAAGCGGCTGGGTATTGGTGTACGTGATTTGGTCGATAAGATTGAGCAGAGTCTGGTCCATACCCTGGCCGCTTTTGGTATCGTATCGGCGCCGAGGCCTGATGCGCCAGGGGTTTATGTCGGTGATAAGAAAATAGCCTCGCTGGGGTTGCGGATTCGCCAGGGCCGCTCCTTTCATGGCCTGGCCTTGAATATCGATAATGATTTATCCCCCTTTAATCGCATTAACCCCTGTGGCTATGCTGGCATGGCAATGACCAGTGTCGAGCAGCAGTTAGCGGGGCAGGACAGCAAAGATTTATATCGTCGTGTAGAGCAGCGTTTGGCGGCTGACTTGGTGGCCAGTTTTGGTTACCAGCAGACGCAGTTGCTGGCATCACTGCCGAGCACTAACACCCTTCGAGAGGATAAGTAA
- a CDS encoding septal ring lytic transglycosylase RlpA family protein, translating into MQNVSRLGLSIVTLFSMILIGCTSTSTGPRNEPITPGKDSAPTHRPSADSIIDATPKVEAVTRAGNRSPYMVAGIQYSLLPTGAGYKESGGASWYGAKFHGRNTSNGEVYNQYAMTAAHKTLPIPSYVRVTNKANGKQVIVRVNDRGPFHPGRIIDLSYAAAIKLDYVDKGVAQVEVEYIDPVAWERQQLALAQQRRAESTPLKPSVSASPEQPFIQVAATSNRNNANNLAVRLRAAVDDPVTVSEVTTAQNQQLYRVRIGPLIDEARAKDVQQLLERQGLGSGRLVKQ; encoded by the coding sequence ATGCAAAATGTTAGTCGATTAGGCCTCAGTATTGTGACGCTGTTCAGCATGATCTTAATTGGCTGTACGTCGACCAGCACCGGCCCGCGCAATGAGCCCATTACCCCGGGTAAGGACAGTGCGCCGACGCATCGGCCATCGGCAGACAGCATTATTGACGCGACACCGAAAGTTGAAGCGGTCACGCGTGCTGGCAATCGCTCACCTTATATGGTGGCCGGTATTCAATACTCGTTGCTGCCCACGGGCGCTGGCTACAAAGAGAGCGGCGGCGCCTCATGGTATGGCGCAAAATTTCATGGCCGTAACACCAGTAATGGCGAGGTTTATAACCAATACGCAATGACGGCGGCGCATAAAACTCTGCCGATCCCTAGTTATGTTCGAGTCACTAATAAGGCAAATGGCAAACAGGTTATTGTCCGGGTTAACGATCGTGGCCCGTTTCACCCCGGTCGAATTATCGATCTATCCTATGCGGCGGCGATAAAGCTCGATTATGTCGACAAGGGCGTGGCTCAGGTCGAGGTTGAGTATATTGATCCGGTGGCCTGGGAACGTCAGCAGCTGGCCTTGGCGCAGCAGCGCAGAGCCGAATCGACACCGCTAAAACCGTCTGTCTCGGCGTCTCCCGAGCAGCCGTTTATTCAGGTGGCTGCGACCTCGAACCGCAATAATGCCAATAACTTAGCTGTTCGTTTGCGAGCCGCAGTCGATGACCCAGTGACGGTTTCCGAGGTGACAACGGCACAGAATCAACAGCTTTACCGGGTGCGTATTGGACCGTTAATTGACGAGGCGCGGGCCAAGGATGTTCAGCAGTTACTGGAGCGGCAGGGGCTGGGTTCTGGCCGCCTGGTTAAGCAATAA
- a CDS encoding HP0495 family protein, translated as MTNNQEPPKIEFPCSYLIKVIGDSAHDFPALVCDIMKKHDADFDGKHSIRNSGKGRFVSINVTITAQGEQHLENIHKDLKATGRVKMVI; from the coding sequence ATGACGAATAATCAAGAGCCACCAAAGATTGAATTTCCCTGCAGTTATTTGATCAAAGTGATTGGCGACTCAGCGCATGATTTTCCTGCTTTGGTCTGCGATATCATGAAAAAGCACGACGCCGATTTTGACGGCAAGCACAGTATTCGCAACAGCGGTAAAGGTCGTTTTGTGTCGATTAATGTCACGATTACCGCTCAGGGCGAGCAGCATCTGGAAAATATTCATAAAGATTTAAAGGCCACCGGCCGAGTCAAAATGGTTATTTAG
- a CDS encoding acyltransferase family protein, with protein MSALKYRRDIDGLRAVAVTLVVLFHYQFPFITGGFIGVDVFFVISGFLITGLLLKAQSVDDFSFATFYSRRIRRLLPAFLLVSLVTFVVISRYYMDDDYYIFSKSWMGSVIGLSNIFFHGQLSQYFSADAKIISLLHTWSLAVEEQFYFLWPLLLLLLKPLIKQPKFVLIFIALWLATFALSIWYAFTDPVAAYFLLPARMFELLLGCGLALFSHRLPVLKRWQSEVLSTTGLVAIVVSAVLLSGDSVFPGYNALWPTAGAALIIYAGMSNQQSLVTRLLSTQVFVFLGTLSYSLYLWHWPPVALLNYQLVELTLPIQLGLITFAFFAAWFTHAFVENSLRYRHWTLKKTFCWLILLPCFLIWLVQLTIRTNDDISFRIPAEKRELYKIMQQQNAGDLYKACFGGPDYDFDQSETCLFGNKTADGKPNSVLVGDSHGTAMIGFVEQLVAGTPYYFLAVTKASAPFISEPNIDKAFRRDKDKQRSRALQQYLIDNPSMTVFINNWWSSYMQNPQYIEYMSATVAWLIKQGHEVVIIEDVPRLPSQSHAYCLIRGATDCDIDAVQTQKNLKQANHFRAVLEQRFPEVLWINPRRAICDDEVCKTTLDGLPLYRDDHHLNYLGSKKLGDEYLRRFENPLQQLEIKE; from the coding sequence ATGTCAGCACTAAAATATCGTCGCGACATCGACGGCCTTCGCGCCGTCGCCGTCACTCTGGTTGTCTTGTTTCACTATCAATTCCCCTTTATCACCGGCGGTTTTATCGGCGTCGATGTGTTTTTTGTCATCTCGGGTTTTTTGATTACAGGCTTGCTGCTCAAGGCACAGAGCGTCGATGACTTTAGCTTTGCGACTTTTTATTCACGCCGTATTCGCCGCTTATTACCGGCATTCTTACTGGTGTCGCTGGTCACTTTTGTGGTGATTTCTCGCTACTACATGGACGACGATTATTACATCTTTTCGAAGAGCTGGATGGGCTCTGTCATCGGCTTGAGTAATATCTTTTTTCACGGTCAGCTGTCGCAGTATTTCTCCGCCGATGCCAAAATCATCTCCTTGCTGCATACATGGTCACTGGCGGTTGAGGAACAGTTCTATTTTCTCTGGCCACTGCTGCTGTTGTTGCTAAAGCCACTGATCAAACAGCCCAAGTTTGTACTGATTTTTATTGCACTGTGGTTGGCCACATTTGCATTGTCAATTTGGTATGCCTTTACCGATCCTGTTGCGGCTTATTTTTTGCTGCCAGCGAGGATGTTTGAGCTGTTGTTGGGTTGTGGGTTGGCGTTGTTTTCTCATCGGCTGCCAGTGCTTAAACGATGGCAAAGCGAGGTGTTGAGCACGACCGGTTTAGTGGCGATTGTTGTCAGTGCAGTGCTGTTAAGCGGCGACAGCGTCTTCCCCGGTTATAACGCATTGTGGCCGACGGCGGGGGCGGCCTTGATTATCTATGCCGGTATGTCCAACCAGCAGAGCTTGGTGACTCGCCTGCTCAGCACCCAGGTATTTGTCTTCTTGGGTACCTTGTCGTATTCACTTTACCTGTGGCATTGGCCACCGGTGGCGTTGTTAAACTACCAGTTGGTTGAACTAACGCTGCCAATTCAGCTTGGCTTAATTACCTTCGCCTTCTTTGCCGCTTGGTTTACCCATGCTTTTGTTGAAAACTCACTGCGCTACCGCCACTGGACGTTAAAGAAAACCTTTTGCTGGCTGATCCTGTTGCCGTGTTTTTTGATTTGGCTGGTACAGCTGACTATCCGTACCAACGACGATATTAGTTTCCGTATTCCGGCAGAGAAACGTGAACTGTACAAGATCATGCAGCAGCAAAATGCGGGAGACCTGTACAAGGCGTGTTTTGGCGGGCCGGACTATGACTTCGACCAGAGTGAAACCTGCTTGTTTGGTAACAAAACCGCCGATGGTAAACCCAATAGTGTGCTAGTAGGAGATAGTCATGGCACAGCGATGATTGGTTTTGTCGAACAATTGGTTGCTGGCACGCCTTACTATTTTTTGGCCGTCACCAAAGCCTCTGCGCCTTTTATTAGTGAGCCTAATATTGATAAGGCATTCCGCCGCGATAAAGACAAACAGCGCAGCCGCGCGCTACAGCAGTATTTAATCGATAACCCGTCGATGACGGTGTTTATTAATAACTGGTGGTCGTCGTATATGCAAAACCCTCAGTATATTGAGTACATGTCGGCGACGGTGGCATGGCTGATAAAGCAGGGACATGAGGTGGTGATTATCGAAGACGTACCCAGATTGCCAAGCCAGTCTCATGCTTATTGTTTAATACGGGGGGCGACCGACTGTGACATCGATGCAGTGCAGACGCAGAAGAACCTCAAGCAGGCCAACCATTTTAGGGCGGTGTTAGAACAGCGCTTCCCCGAGGTGTTGTGGATAAACCCCCGACGGGCAATCTGCGATGACGAGGTCTGCAAGACGACGCTCGATGGCCTGCCGTTGTACCGCGATGACCATCATTTAAATTATCTCGGTTCAAAAAAACTCGGCGATGAATACCTTCGACGTTTCGAAAACCCGCTGCAACAGTTAGAGATTAAGGAGTAA
- a CDS encoding Trm112 family protein, whose protein sequence is MIDDKLLSILVCPVSKAPVVLSEDKSELICYASALAYPVRDGIPVMLETEARALSEEEKLDR, encoded by the coding sequence ATGATAGATGACAAGTTATTGAGTATTCTGGTCTGCCCTGTGAGCAAGGCACCGGTGGTATTGAGTGAAGATAAGAGTGAACTTATCTGTTACGCCAGTGCCCTGGCATACCCTGTTCGTGATGGCATTCCGGTGATGTTAGAGACCGAGGCGCGTGCCTTAAGCGAAGAAGAAAAGCTCGATCGCTAA
- a CDS encoding SMI1/KNR4 family protein encodes MNDAMDMLREVNERVAVPLELPDHDDIVDVEEQILIGIPGDFRLYLLECSDVIYGYYEPVTVADPHSHTYLPEVCSVAWSLGVPRELIPLCEYRGEYYCVNESGEVVHWINGEINEGEWPTIWHWIKSVWLVDIAW; translated from the coding sequence ATGAACGATGCGATGGATATGCTACGCGAGGTCAATGAACGCGTTGCGGTACCGTTAGAATTACCCGACCACGATGATATTGTCGACGTTGAAGAGCAGATTCTGATTGGTATCCCCGGCGACTTTCGTCTCTATCTACTAGAGTGTAGCGATGTTATTTACGGTTACTACGAACCGGTTACCGTCGCCGATCCTCACTCCCATACCTATCTTCCTGAGGTCTGCTCGGTGGCTTGGTCGCTGGGTGTGCCCCGAGAATTGATCCCTCTGTGTGAGTATCGCGGTGAATACTACTGCGTTAACGAATCCGGTGAGGTTGTACATTGGATCAATGGCGAGATTAACGAGGGTGAGTGGCCGACTATTTGGCACTGGATCAAGTCTGTTTGGTTGGTCGACATCGCCTGGTAA
- a CDS encoding D-alanyl-D-alanine carboxypeptidase family protein, with protein sequence MKLTKFFSACALVCAGALTTAAVSAAPSLIPAEPKLAAKSWVLMDADSGKIIAQHNADEPLPPASLTKMMTSYVVSYEEAQGNAHKEDMVKISKNAWASNPKFRGSSLMWIEVGKMVKLDDLHKGIIVSSGNDASVAVAEHLAGSEDGFAQVMNKHAELLGMRNTHFINAHGLPADGHYSTAYDMALLAQAIVNDFPTDYEMYAKRDFTFNGIRTPNRNKLLWRDPSVDGLKTGHTSEAGYCLVASAKRQDMRLIASVMGTRTEESRVQETQKLLSYGFRYFETEMLYQAAEPLITSKVWSGVGDSVELGLVDDLILTLARGQSNNLEAVMEVDTVIKAPFESGQELGRLIISLDGEELANKPLVALQAVEEAGFISRLWDSIVLFFVGLFS encoded by the coding sequence ATGAAACTTACTAAATTCTTTTCTGCCTGTGCGCTGGTTTGCGCCGGTGCGTTAACGACTGCAGCCGTATCCGCGGCGCCATCTTTAATTCCTGCCGAGCCAAAGCTGGCCGCCAAGTCGTGGGTGCTGATGGATGCCGACAGCGGTAAAATTATCGCTCAGCACAATGCCGATGAGCCGCTGCCCCCCGCCAGCCTGACCAAGATGATGACCAGCTATGTGGTTTCCTATGAGGAGGCTCAGGGCAACGCACATAAAGAAGACATGGTCAAAATCAGCAAAAATGCCTGGGCATCAAACCCAAAATTCCGCGGTTCTTCGCTGATGTGGATCGAAGTCGGCAAGATGGTTAAGCTCGACGACCTGCACAAGGGAATTATTGTCTCCTCAGGCAACGATGCCAGTGTTGCCGTGGCCGAGCATCTAGCCGGCAGTGAAGATGGTTTTGCCCAGGTGATGAATAAACACGCCGAGTTATTGGGCATGCGCAATACGCATTTTATCAATGCCCATGGTCTGCCCGCCGATGGTCACTACAGCACGGCTTATGATATGGCGCTGCTGGCCCAGGCGATTGTTAACGATTTCCCCACCGACTATGAAATGTATGCCAAGCGCGATTTCACCTTTAATGGCATCCGTACCCCCAACCGCAATAAGTTGCTGTGGCGCGACCCCAGTGTTGATGGCTTAAAAACAGGTCACACCAGCGAGGCTGGCTATTGCTTGGTCGCCTCGGCCAAACGCCAGGACATGCGTTTAATTGCCTCTGTTATGGGCACGCGTACAGAGGAATCGCGAGTACAGGAAACACAAAAATTATTGAGCTATGGCTTCCGTTATTTTGAGACTGAAATGCTTTATCAGGCTGCCGAGCCGCTGATCACCAGTAAGGTTTGGAGCGGTGTTGGCGACAGCGTCGAGCTGGGCTTGGTCGATGATTTGATCTTGACACTGGCCCGCGGTCAATCGAACAACCTCGAGGCGGTGATGGAGGTTGATACCGTGATAAAGGCGCCGTTTGAAAGTGGTCAGGAGCTGGGGCGTCTTATCATCAGCCTCGATGGCGAGGAGTTGGCTAACAAGCCTCTTGTTGCCTTGCAGGCGGTAGAGGAAGCTGGTTTTATCTCTCGTCTGTGGGATTCAATCGTATTGTTCTTTGTCGGGCTATTCTCTTAA
- a CDS encoding M23 family metallopeptidase, translated as MMTLARRLTLSLLLPMLAAGAATAAKPEKQQAVGEVISGQLIQGGIIIRQYPVDAKVTVNNRLLRPDAKGVVMYGFDRDAPAQLTLEVETADGQRVVEQLAIEQRAYRVQKIEGIKRAIMSPSAEDLTRIRAESKQVKLARKDDLDLQGWQQNFQWPITGPITGVFGSQRVYNGVPSRPHYGVDVAAPVGAEVFAPASGRVTLAHDNMFYSGGTVIIDHGHGLSSSFLHLSKLHVTVGQMLEQGDLVAEVGATGRVTGPHLDWRMNWFDQRVDPELLVGPMSK; from the coding sequence ATGATGACATTAGCACGACGATTGACGCTCTCCTTATTGCTGCCCATGTTGGCGGCCGGTGCAGCGACAGCAGCGAAGCCAGAAAAGCAGCAGGCCGTTGGTGAGGTGATCAGTGGCCAGCTTATTCAGGGCGGTATTATTATTCGGCAATACCCTGTCGACGCCAAGGTAACCGTCAATAATCGGCTGCTGCGCCCCGATGCAAAGGGGGTGGTAATGTATGGCTTTGACCGTGACGCTCCGGCACAGTTGACGCTGGAAGTTGAGACTGCGGATGGCCAGCGTGTTGTAGAGCAACTGGCTATTGAGCAACGTGCTTATCGTGTGCAAAAAATTGAGGGTATAAAGCGGGCAATCATGTCTCCCAGTGCAGAGGATTTGACTCGTATTCGTGCTGAATCGAAGCAGGTTAAGCTGGCCCGTAAAGATGATTTAGATCTTCAGGGGTGGCAGCAAAACTTCCAGTGGCCAATAACGGGGCCAATTACAGGTGTATTTGGCTCTCAGCGTGTCTATAATGGCGTGCCGAGTCGACCACATTATGGCGTCGATGTGGCAGCTCCCGTTGGTGCAGAGGTGTTCGCACCGGCATCGGGCAGAGTGACACTGGCCCATGATAATATGTTTTATTCCGGCGGCACGGTGATTATCGACCACGGCCACGGCTTATCGTCGAGTTTTCTCCACCTCAGTAAGCTTCACGTCACCGTGGGGCAGATGTTGGAGCAGGGCGACTTGGTGGCCGAAGTAGGTGCCACAGGGCGGGTGACAGGCCCTCATTTGGATTGGCGGATGAACTGGTTTGATCAGCGCGTCGACCCCGAATTACTTGTTGGACCTATGTCGAAGTAA
- a CDS encoding carbohydrate porin — translation MTYRNCKTAVFVLSLLPAVVIAGQNSSANFGGPDAVENQIAADKKQKQQTVKDQLAEQGVQLAIDYSMLAAGINNTLPGTDDFAAGGMLRFYGSWQVAGDNTGNGGSLIWKVEHRHSYTDIEPRFLEFNGGGVGLQAPPFSDQGGRLTNLYWKQKFNGGKSTFVAGYLDATDYVDVYAVASPWTGFVNFAFSTGNNTMALPGDATLGIAGATMLTDNFYVIGGITDMESDPTKPLDGFDTAFSDGHYFKSLEFGWTSSQEAIYLDKIHLTFWDSDRSDAMNQAADKGVNFSASKMYGQWLPFVRASWADEGSLLGIDKSLSGGFSYYGLGRETDNLGVAVNVSNITYADEDQVTLEAFYLMKFFDSLELTPDLQWVQNPADNPKENNIIVAALRTRIFW, via the coding sequence ATGACATACAGAAATTGTAAGACGGCAGTCTTTGTTCTCAGCCTGCTTCCTGCTGTGGTGATTGCAGGTCAGAATAGTTCGGCAAACTTTGGCGGCCCCGACGCTGTGGAAAACCAAATAGCAGCGGATAAGAAACAAAAACAACAAACGGTCAAAGATCAGCTGGCTGAGCAGGGAGTGCAGCTGGCGATTGATTACTCGATGCTGGCGGCCGGCATCAATAATACCCTACCAGGCACTGATGATTTCGCCGCCGGTGGTATGCTGCGTTTTTACGGCAGTTGGCAGGTTGCTGGCGATAATACGGGTAACGGCGGTAGTTTGATTTGGAAGGTGGAGCATCGTCATAGCTATACCGATATTGAGCCGCGGTTTTTAGAATTTAATGGCGGTGGTGTCGGTCTGCAGGCACCACCTTTTTCAGATCAGGGTGGTCGGTTGACCAACCTCTATTGGAAGCAAAAATTTAATGGCGGGAAAAGTACATTTGTCGCCGGTTACTTAGATGCCACCGATTATGTCGATGTCTACGCCGTTGCGAGTCCCTGGACAGGCTTTGTTAACTTCGCTTTCAGTACTGGCAACAACACCATGGCACTGCCGGGTGACGCCACCCTCGGCATAGCAGGGGCAACGATGCTGACGGATAATTTTTATGTTATCGGCGGTATTACTGACATGGAGTCAGACCCGACCAAGCCGTTAGATGGTTTCGACACGGCCTTCAGTGATGGCCACTATTTTAAGTCGTTAGAATTCGGCTGGACCTCAAGCCAAGAGGCTATCTACCTCGATAAGATACATCTGACTTTTTGGGACTCTGACAGAAGTGATGCGATGAATCAGGCTGCGGATAAGGGGGTAAATTTCTCTGCCTCTAAGATGTATGGTCAGTGGTTACCGTTTGTCAGAGCGAGTTGGGCGGATGAGGGCAGCTTACTGGGTATCGACAAGTCGCTGAGCGGCGGTTTTTCTTATTATGGTTTGGGCCGGGAAACCGATAATCTTGGAGTTGCGGTTAACGTCTCTAATATCACCTATGCAGATGAAGATCAGGTCACGCTGGAGGCCTTTTATCTGATGAAATTCTTCGACAGCCTGGAGCTCACTCCGGATTTACAGTGGGTGCAAAATCCGGCGGACAACCCGAAAGAGAATAATATTATTGTGGCGGCACTGCGCACTCGAATATTTTGGTAG